From Rutidosis leptorrhynchoides isolate AG116_Rl617_1_P2 chromosome 3, CSIRO_AGI_Rlap_v1, whole genome shotgun sequence, a single genomic window includes:
- the LOC139901946 gene encoding uncharacterized protein produces MSSTSSSNEEFLMQVLDIINSEALESENEAKSSNTRRYIDRKHEATHVHLITDYFVEGCKYSDENFKRRFRMRRRVFFRIMEDILNYRKDPLPEYFRYFHLRVDARGKLSISTYLKITAALRQLAYGNTPDLFDEYLQMSEQTCRESLMNFCKCIIDLYKDEYMREPTTDDIKRLYEAHEDLHGLPGMMESIDCMHWA; encoded by the coding sequence ATGTCTTCAACATCATCGTCTAACGAAGAGTTTTTGATGCAAGTGCTCGATATAATCAATAGCGAGGCGTTAGAAAGTGAAAATGAGGCGAAAAGTTCAAACACACGTCGTTACATAGACCGTAAACATGAAGCCACACATGTACATCTTATTACTGACTATTTTGTTGAAGGTTGCAAATACTCTGACGAAAATTTTAAAAGGAGGTTTCGGATGCGGCGTCGCGTATTTTTCCGAATTATGGAAGATATTCTCAACTACCGTAAAGATCCGCTACCTGAATATTTTAGGTATTTTCATTTACGAGTTGATGCGCGCGGCAAGTTGAGTATTAGTACATACTTAAAAATAACTGCCGCTCTACGACAATTAGCTTATGGTAATACACCCGATCTTTTTGACGAGTACTTACAAATGTCGGAACAAACATGTCGTGAATCGCTAATGAACTTTTGTAAATGTATTATTGATTTATATAAAGATGAATATATGCGAGAGCCTACTACGGATGATATCAAACGATTGTATGAAGCTCACGAAGATCTTCACGGTTTACCTGGAATGATGGAAAGcatagattgtatgcattgggcatgA